The following are encoded together in the Zingiber officinale cultivar Zhangliang chromosome 8A, Zo_v1.1, whole genome shotgun sequence genome:
- the LOC122010663 gene encoding uncharacterized protein LOC122010663, translating to MHSSDAVTGKQTHRCNQSRHSSPAGSSFRSRERPAVPFSATLSSSSQSSSLSAAAFLDLSHPSLATLLRSLRREADSAAPASSKSSRSNAGRHRGADSAFAASLPAAALGASNRVASRIRLRMAKNSSTSSSVTSSVVAERRRAAGRTAPTASPGSRFLLLLSAAAISIIEAVVGDGEK from the coding sequence ATGCATTCGAGCGATGCAGTCACCGGAAAGCAGACTCACCGATGCAATCAGTCACGTCACTCATCGCCAGCTGGCTCCTCGTTCAGATCGAGGGAGCGCCCTGCCGTTCCGTTCTCCGCCACCCTTTCCTCCTCGTCGCAGTCGTCCTCCCTCTCCGCCGCCGCCTTCCTCGATCTCTCCCACCCCTCGCTCGCCACGCTCCTCCGGTCCCTCCGCCGCGAGGCGGACTCTGCTGCGCCTGCCTCctcgaagtcctcgcgctcgaACGCCGGCCGCCACCGCGGAGCGGACTCCGCCTTCGCCGCCTCCCTGCCCGCGGCGGCGCTCGGGGCAAGTAACCGGGTCGCCTCGCGCATCCGGCTGAGGATGGCGAAGAACTCCTCGACCTCGTCGTCCGTGACGTCCTCCGTCGTCGCCGAGCGTCGCCGAGCTGCCGGCCGAACCGCGCCCACTGCGTCGCCCGGTTCACgctttctcctcctcctctccgcCGCGGCGATCTCCATAATCGAAGCGGTGGTGGGAGACGGGGAAAAGTAA
- the LOC122011521 gene encoding NAC domain-containing protein 79-like, producing the protein MEEKLLPPGFRFHPTDEELITYYLTGKVTEIGFVTEAIADVDLNKCDPWDLPGKASMGEKEWYFFSIKDRKYPTGLRINRATESGYWKTTGKDKEIFHRRVLVGMKKTLVFYKGRAPTGEKTNWVMHEYKLIHTKLPYSAITKEEWVVCRVFKKSCSGKIIKPQPSPLQASLDYYSSCNNFTSLNASNLNDFVSASSTIGSQKPLQLPNYNGEWIQGLLGAGIVPEMMKASLPAIHNIVQPHQAQAEAMQAAAMSDVASLGSCVAQGDNNLDGVSTQEILWRDY; encoded by the exons ATGGAGGAGAAGCTGCTTCCTCCTGGGTTTAGGTTTCATCCCACCGATGAGGAGCTCATCACCTACTATTTGACTGGAAAGGTCACCGAGATTGGATTTGTCACCGAAGCTATTGCAGATGTTGATCTCAACAAGTGCGATCCTTGGGATCTCCCGG GGAAGGCGAGTATGGGGGAGAAAGAGTGGTACTTCTTTAGCATAAAGGATCGAAAATATCCGACGGGACTTCGTATCAATCGAGCCACAGAATCGGGTTATTGGAAGACCACCGGCAAGGACAAAGAGATCTTTCATCGTCGAGTCTTGGTCGGGATGAAGAAAACCTTGGTGTTCTACAAGGGCAGAGCCCCCACGGGCGAGAAGACCAACTGGGTGATGCACGAGTACAAACTAATCCACACTAAGCTTCCCTACAGTGCAATTACAAAG GAAGAATGGGTGGTGTGCAGGGTCTTCAAAAAGAGTTGCAGCGGGAAGATTATTAAGCCACAACCAAGCCCTCTACAAGCGTCACTGGATTATTATTCCTCGTGCAACAATTTCACCTCGCTCAATGCGTCCAATTTAAACGATTTCGTGAGCGCCAGCTCAACAATTGGCTCGCAGAAGCCTTTGCAGCTACCAAATTACAACGGTGAGTGGATCCAAGGCCTGTTGGGCGCTGGAATCGTCCCAGAAATGATGAAGGCTTCGTTGCCGGCGATCCATAATATTGTCCAACCTCATCAGGCACAAGCTGAAGCAATGCAAGCGGCTGCAATGTCGGACGTCGCCAGCTTGGGCTCGTGCGTGGCTCAGGGCGACAACAATTTGGACGGCGTTTCTACGCAGGAAATACTTTGGAGAGATTACTAA